From the genome of Mycoplasma crocodyli MP145:
TCCAATTCCTGTTAACTCAGAAAATATGACACATATTGATGCATTAGTTGATTGACTTAAATCATATAATGTTGATAATTTGTTTGATAAAAAAGGTAAATTAGTTCCTGAAATTGCTGAAATAGCACCAGTTGGTGATAGAAGAATGGGAATGAATCCTGTTACAAACGGTGGATTAAATCCTAGAAATCTTGCATTACCAAATTGACAAGACTTTGCACTTAATTTAGAAAAACCAGGAGCAAAAATTGCGCAAGACATGGTTGAATTAGGTTCATACTTTGCTAAAGTTATGGAAATGAATAAAGATAACTTTAGACTTTTTGGTCCTGATGAAACAAAATCAAACCGTCTATTTAATGTATTTAAAGTTACAAGCCGTCAATGATTAGAACCTATTAATCCACTTTTTGATGAAGCTCTTTCACCAGCAGGTAGAGTTATTGATTCGCAACTTTCAGAACACCAAGCAGAAGGATTTTTAGAAGGTTATGTTTTAACTGGAAGACATGGTGTTTTTGCTAGTTATGAATCATTTTTAAGAGTTGTTGATTCAATGTTAACACAACACATGAAATGATTAAAGAAAGCAAATGATGTTTCATGAAGAAATGATTATCCTTCATTGAATGTTATTGCAACATCAACAGCTTTCCAACAAGATCATAATGGTTATACACATCAAGATCCAGGACTTATTGGACATTTAGCTGATAAAACACCGGAATTGATTAGACAATACTTACCAGCTGATACAAATACTTTATTAGCTGTTATGGATAAATCATTAACAGAAAGAAACGTAATCAATCATATTATAGCTTCAAAACAACCTAGAGAACAATTCTATTCAGCAAAAGAAGCTGCAGAATTAGTTGAAAAAGGTTTAAAAGTAATCAAATGAGCTTCAACAGTCGAAGGAAATGATGAACCAGATTTAGTTGTTGCAGCCGCTGGAACAGAACCTAACTTAGAAGCGTTAGCAGCAATTACAATTCTTAACAAAGAATTCCCTAAACTAAAAATTAGATTTGTTAATGTTGTTGATTTAATGAAATTAAGACACCCATCAATTGACCCGAGAGGAATAACTGATAAAGAATTTGATAAAATCTTTACAAAAGATAAACCAGTTCTATTCGCTTTCCATGGATATGAAGGAATATTAAGAGATATATTCTTTAAACGTAATAACCATAATTTAATTGCACATGGTTATAGAGAAAATGGTGATATTACAACATCATTTGATATTCGTCAATTAAGTCATATGGACAGATTCCATATGGCAGCAAGCGCTGCTGTTGCCGCTCTTGGTAAGAAAGCAAATGCTTTTGAAACAAAAATGCTTGAAACAATTGATTTCCATACAAAATATATTCGTGAATACGGAACAGACATTCCTGAAGTCAAAGAATGAAAATGAAACCCATTAGTTAGAAAATAATGTTCGATTTATACAAAAAAGAGAAGCTTTGGCTCTCTTTTTTTGATATAATAAATTCGGTTTAGAGGTAGAATTTATGAATAAAAAAATCAAAATTATAGGTGCAGGAGTTTCTGGTTGCACCATGGCAAACTTACTTGCAGAAAAAGGATATGAAATAGAATTATATGAACAAAAAAGTCATATTGGTGGAAATTGCTATGATTTAAAAAGCAAAAAAGGTAATCTTTATCATCTTTATGGACCTCATATTTTTCATACAAAAAATAATGATGTAGCTAATTATATAAAAAAATTTGCTGACTTTAATGAATATATAAATAAACCCGTTTCTAGAGTAAATAAAAAGTATATTAATTTACCTGTTTCATTAGAAAGCATAAAACAAATTGATCCAATTAACTATAAGGAAATTACAGATAAACTATTAAAATGTTTTCCTAATAAAACAGAGGTGCCAGTATATGAACTAAATGCATTAGAAGAACTAAAACGAGACAAAAAAATAAGTAAAATTATTAGTTGAATTTATTTAAATATTTATGCTAAATACACATCTAAAATGTGGGGAATTGAAATTGAAAATATTGACAAATCTGTTCTAAACAGAGTTAAAATACTACTTACAAATGAGCATAATTATTTTCCTGGTGCTATATTACAAGGTTTGCCAATTGGGGGATATACCAAGATGCTTCATAAAATGATTGATAATAAAAATATTAAGTTGTTTATAAACACCGATGCTCTTAAAAAATTATCTTTAAGAGAAGGTAAAACATTTTGAGATAATAAAGAATACGAAGGGTTAATAATCTACACAGGACAAATTGAAAAACTTATAGATTTTAAATTTGGTTCTTTACCATATAGGTCATTATATTTTAAATTTTTAGAATTCAACAAACCGGAATATCAAAATTTCACAATAATAAACAAGCCACTTGATAAGAAAATAACAAGAACCGTTGAGTATAATAAAATGACTTTAATTAAAAATAATTCAACAATTATTTCGCACGAATATCCTGGTGAGTATAATATCGAATCAAATAAGTGAAGTATTCCATATTATCCTATACAACAGATTGATAATATAAATTTATACAATAAATATAAAGAAGAAATTTCAAAGTATAGTAACATTTTATTGCTTGGTAGATTAGCACAGTATAAATATCTTGATATTGACACAACAATTGAGCAAGCATTTGAATTATTCAATGAAATACTTAAGAAATAAGATAAATAAAAACTCCAACAGGAGTTTTAATTTTCATAAATTTCAAATTTACATTTTGATGAATCATAAACAAACTCTAGAACATTCAACTTAAGAGCTTTTTTAATTTGTTTTTTAATTAATAATCTTGTAATTAATGTAGAGTAAGATAGAAATTTTTGCACTTTGGAAGCTTCGAGGTAAATCTTACACTTTGAATTAAACAAATTTGATACGTATGAATGCAAAAGTAACTTTAAAAGTTGATATTCGCATAATCCTTTTTTAATAAGTGAATTAAATGCAGCTTGCTCACCTAATTTTCTTTTTTTATTTCATTGACTTGACATTGTGTTACCAGGTCTATTGAATCAATAAATTCCAGTAGTTTTATTAACAAAGGAAGGATTTTTTGATATTTTTAATGCTTCTAAAAAAAATGGAAAATCTTGGTATGAAACACCCTCTTCAAGATTAGATGTTTTATAAAAAATATCTGATTTAATTATTAGTGAAACGGGTATAAGTGCTGGAGAGGAATGGATTAAATTTTTGGCTTTTATAAAATATCTTGGCTTAATTGTTATTTTCATTTTTTCAAAATAAACGACAGATGTTTTCGATATAAGAAAATCATAATTTGATTTAGAATCATATTTAATCAATGTTTTAAGGAATATATTTTTTATTTTATCATCACTATCTAAAAACATCATGTATTTCGAATTTACCAATTTATGGTCTCTTACATAATTTATGACAGATCCTCAATTTCCATTTTTTTCTTTTTCATACAAAAAAATGTTTTTATGCATTAAAGAATATCTTTTAACAATTTCTTTTGTTTTGTCAGTAGAACAATCATCTACGACAACGACATTGATATATTCTTCATGATTTTTATTACTTAATATGGAATTTAAAGCATCATGAATATAATCCTGAGAATTATAAGCAGGTATAATTATTGTACATAATTTATAATCTAGATCATACATATAAATTACCTAATTTTTGAATGAATAAATTCATTAATTTGTTCACTGAATTGCTCGTTATCAAGTGCATAATCAATATTAGCTTTAACAAAACCTTCTACACCTCCAAGATCATATCTGGTCCCGCTAAATTCGCAAGCAAAAACCTTTTGTTTTAACATTAATTCATCAAAACAATCAACAAGTTGAATTTCACTTCCAACACCTGGTTTTGTTTTTAATAACAAGTCAAAAATTTCTGGGTTAAATATATATCTACCCAAAATAGCTCTACTTGATGGTGAGTCTTCAGGTTGTGGTTTTTCAATAGCGCCAATAATTTCAAAAAATTTATTTTTTCTTTCAGAATAAATTTTGGGAGCAACTATTCCATACTTATTCACACAATCTCAAGGCACTTTTTGAACCCCAACTATATTTTGATGACCAATTTTGTCGTAAGTATCAATAAGTTGCTTAAGTGCAGGTTTTTCACCAGCGTCTACCCTAATTAAGTCATCACCCAATATAACACCAAAAGGTTCATTACCTACTTTATTCTTGCATATTGATATTGCATGACCTAAACCTAGTTGTTTATCTTGAATTACTATAGTGATATATTTTGATCTATTTGTTTTTTTAACAGCCTGAAGTAATTTTGTTTTATTTTTTGTTTTAAGTTCAGTTTCAAGATCTTCATTAATTTTAAAGTAGTTATCTAATTCTCTTTTTCTTTCACTTATTACTAAAATTACTTCTTCTATTCCAGACTCAATAGCTTCATCTATTAGATAATCAATTGCCGGTCTGTTAAGAATTGGTAAAAGTTCTTTATGAATTGTTTTGGTGAGTGGAAGGAATCTAGTTCCTCAACCAGCACAAGGTATGATAACTTTTTTAATTTGTTTTTCCATTTTGGTACTCCTAAGGTATTAATCTTGATTTTCTTTTCTTTGAATAGGTGTTGTTGAATATGTTTTTTTAAATAAAGCTATGAATGATATCGGGATATAACTTAGCATAAATAATGGATAAGTAAATATTGATATTATTTTTTTAGATTTCTTAGCATTAATTCTTTTTCAATTTCTTTTTACAATAATTATCGCCTGAACAAATAGGTTTAAATATATAGTAATAATTATAACAAATGGAGTTAGTAGAATATAAAGTATTAAACCGAATAAATTATAATCAACATAAGTTACAGGATCTAGGGTATAATTAATAAAATACATTAAAACCATTGAAATTGAGGTTATCAAATAAAATGAAATATTAATAATTAGCGTATATATTGCCGGAGATATCATTATGTAATTAGTTATTAATGAAGGTTTATTTATATTTTTTTTAACAAGCGCAGTATTTAATCTATTTTTGTAAATATTTCACACTTGTTTAAAACCTACACATCATCTCATTCTTTGCTTTCACGAATCTTTAAATCTTATCGGTTGTTCATCATAAAAAATAGCATTTTCTGAATAAGCACAATTTACGTTATTCAATAATAATCATTGAGTAAACTCAATATCATGACTTAGCGAATTGAAATCTCATCAATTAGTTTGTTCCAGAATTTTTTTAGTGAAAGAAAATCCTGTACCATTAACGTAAGCACTATATCTTTTATAATTTCTAGATTTATTTATTACGCTTGACTCCTTAATAAATTGTATCGAATAAGCACTTGATATTCAATTATCTGCATAGTTTTTAGAGTTTCTATATGTAGTAACGACCTCACTCCCATAAAAATCAAAAGCTTTATTAACTTCAAATACTCAATTTTTATCAAGTAAATTATCTGCATCAAACGAACAAAAACAATCATAATTATCTAAAAGGTTATTATCTCTAATATATCTTAATGCGTGTTGTATAGCAAAGTTCCCGCCCTTTTGAATATCATTAAACCTTTCTAAAACAGTTACACCTTTTGATATACCAATATTGTATGTCATTCTATTATCTGTGCAATTATCAGCAACTAGATATATATCAATTTTTCCATCATATTTCTGTTCTTGCATTGAATTAATTAGCTTTGAAAGTGTAACACTTTCATTTCTAGCAGGAATAATTAAGGCAAAATTTCTTGTTTTTTTTGGTGTGTAATTATTGAGAGAATTTATATTTTTTCTTGAATTAAAAAAGTGAATTCACTCCAAACCATAAATTACAAAAAAAATAATACCTATAATAAAAGTTACTCAAAAAAGTATATTTGTAATATAAAATAGAGTCATAAAAAATCCTTTCTAATTTGACAAAATGTAAATAAATCATAAAATTATTTATGTTTAAAGTTTTAAAACACAAATTTATCATTACATTATTTTTTTACTTTACAAATTATTTATATTCATATATTTTACATTAATATTTTTTTTTTACTAATTTTTAAGCAATCTAAAAATAGTGCAATCAAGCACTATTTAAATATAATTATTTTTTATCGTCTTCAACAATAACTTCTGCTTCAACTTCTTCTTCTTGATTATTTTTAGAAGTTTCTTTTTCTTCTTTTGAATCATCTGCTGTTGCATTTTGTTGTGCTGAATAATTAGCAAAGTTTCTCATTAATTCTTCATATTGATCTAATTTTTCTTTTAAAGCAGTAATGTCTTTTTTATTGATTAAATCTAATAGTTCTTCAATCATTTTTTGACTTTGTTCTTTGGTTTTTTCATCTAGTTTGTCACCTTGTTCACTAGTTGCTTTTTTGATTTGATCAATTAATGATTCCGCTCTAACAATAACTTCTGCTTCTTCTTTACGTTTGCTATCTGCTTCTCTGTTATCTTCTGCTTCTTTAACCATTCTATTGATTTCTGCATCACTTAATTTTGATGAATTTTGAATAGTAATTGATTGTTCTTTATTGGTATCTTTGTCTTTTGCTGTTACTTTTGTAATACCATTAACGTCTATTGAGAAACTAACTTCAATTTGAGGAATTCCTCTAGGAGCAGGTCTAATACCAGTTAAATTAAATTGCCCTAACAACTTATTATCATTAGCCATTTGTCTTTCACCTTGAACAACTCTAACAGTAACTTCACTTTGGTTATCTGAAGCGGTTGAGAAAATTTGTGATTTTGTTACAGGAATTGTTGTATTTCTTGCAATAAGTGGTGTAGAAACTCCACCCATTGTTTCAATTCCTAAAGTTAAAGGTGTAACATCAAGTAATAAGATATCATCAATATCACCAGCTAAAACAGATCCTTGAATTGCAGCACCAATCGAAACAACTTCATCTGGATTGATTGTTCTGTTTGGTTCTTTTCCTAAAGTTCTTTTAACCATGTCTTGAACTGCAGGTATTCTTGTTGAACCTCCGACCAATAGAACTTCATGCAAGTCTTTTGCGGTAATTTTAGCTTCTCTTAAAGCGTCTTCAATAGGTTTTCTTGTTCTATCAACTAAACCTGCTGTCATAGCATCGAATTCACTACGTTTTAATTCAACTTCAACGTTAATAGGTCCTGATGGTGTAACCGCTAAGAAAGGTAAGTTAATTGTAGCAATTGATTGGTTTGATAAATCGATTTTTGCTTTTTCTGCAGCTTCTTTTAAACGAGCCATAGCCATTTTATCGGTTGATGCATCAAAATTGTGTTCTTTTTTAATAAGACCTGTTAATCATTCAACGATTTTATTATCTCAGTCATCTCCACCTAAGTGGTTATCTCCAGATGTTGAAAGAACTTCAAATGTTCCATTTTCTAATTCAAGAACAGAAACGTCAAATGTTCCTCCCCCTAGGTCATATACTAAAACTTTCATTGCTTTTTCTGTTTTATCAAGACCAAAAGCTAATGCAGCAGCAGTAGGTTCATTAATGATACGTAGCACATCTAATCCAGCAATTTTACCAGCAATTTTTGTAGCTTCACGTTGTGCATTATCAAAATATGCAGGAACGGTAATAACTGCTTTAGTTATTGTAGCACCAAGTTTTTTTTGTGCATAGTCTTTCATATATGAAAGAATCATTCCACTAATTTCTTCTGGTTTATATTCTTTTTTATTAACTTTAACTACTTCATTTGTTCCTATCAATCTTTTAATTGATGAAACTGTGTTTGGGTTTGTTTCTATTTGTCTTTTAGCAACTTCACCAACAATTATTTCATTGTTTTTAAAACTTACAACTGAAGGTGTAGTTCTTTTTCCATTTGGGTTTTCTAAAACAACAGGTGTTTTTTCATCCATGACTGAAACAACAGAGTTAGTTGTTCCTAAGTCAATTCCTAATATAATTTCTTTAGCCATTATAGCCTCCTATTTTTTTAAATCATTTATTGCAACATTATTTTACCACTTTTAGCACTTGGTTAAATATATTGCTAAACTTTTTACAATCATATTTTACCATACTTTTAGCAGTCTTACAAATAAATTGCTAATTTTTTTTATTTATTGTAACTTGCGCTGGACTAACTACTCTTCCACTTAATTTAAATCCATTCATATTTACTTTTAATATACTATTTATAGGTTTATGTTTATCATATTGAATATCCATAACATTATTAATTTCGGGGTCAAACATTTGACCGATTTCGGGTTTAATGATTTCAATTTTATTATCTTCTAACATTCTTTCAAATTGTTTTTGAATCATATTAAATCCAATAACAAAATTTTTTACCATTTGATTATCAATATTTTTCCCACTTTCAATAGCTAATTCAAAGTTATTATATGGTGTTATAAAATCTTCTAAGAAATTTTGTAATGCATATTGTCTAATTTCTTGTTTATCTCTTTCAATTTTTTCAGTATTTTCACTAAGAGCTTTTTTAATTTCCTCATTAGCTTTTTCTTGAAGTGATTTAGCTTTTTCTTGAATTGAATTAATAGTATATTTTAGTTCAATATCTTTAACCTCAAGTTGCCTTTTTAATCTGTCGATTTCTGCTTCAAGTTCTTTTTCTTTAGACGTTTCATGATGATGGTGTTTTTTAGGTTCTTTAGCAACATCTTCTTTTTGAGGTTCTATGAAAATAAAAGTTTTGTCTTCTCTTACTAAATTGACTAGCTTTAATGTTACATCAGCTTCTTTACCTTTAAGTTCAACATCTTCATAAGATTTAAGGAATTTATACTTAAGATGTATAGGGGTCTCAATTTTTTTATTGATTAGTAGTTTATCAAAACCAGGTAGGTATCCTTCTCATCCTAAAGTGAATATTTCCTGTGTAGTAAATTCATCGATTACTTTATCTCCAATTTTAACTTGTAGTTCTGCTGTTAATATATCTCCTTTACTAAATATAAATTTTTTATCTTCTTTTTTATTTTTTAAATTACTTGTTACTATATCTTTAGTTTTTGATTTCATTATCATCTCCTTTTATATCGTCATCACTAGATTCAAAATTTTCAACACTATCAATTTTTTTATTTTTTAATATATCTTCTAATAAATAAATTGCACTTCTCATTTTTGCAAAGTCACTAACAGTAGGTGTAACAACACTAATTTCTTGAATAGTTCCTTCGAAAGGTAATCGTTTAGACATTATAGAACCACTTTTGTTTATTGAAATTTTTAGATTTTCATCTTCTGGTGTATTACCTTCAATAATCTCTCAAATTGAGTGATTTTCAATAAGATCAAGCATTTTGTTTAAGTCATATCTATTTATATCTTTATTTAATATTATATTGTCCTTACCATAAACTTTATTCCTTGTGGTAAAGGCAAAATCGAAAACTTGGCTTGTAAATTTTTCTAACAACTCTTCATAGTTTATTATGCTTTTTGCAAGTAAATCCTTAAGAGAAAGAGCACGGCTAGAAAGCTCATTTATTTTTACATTAAGTAATCTTTCTTTAAATAATCTAATAGCTATTCTTACATCTTCTATTTTAAAGTGTGTATTTGATATGTCTAATGTTTTTGAATAAACATTACCATTTGAAACCACCAAAATTACTGATGCAGTAAATTCTGTTAATGGGACTATTTGTATACTTTTAAGTAGTGCATTTGAATCGTCAATACTAGTTACTAATGTTAATCCAGTAATATCTGAAATGAGTGCTACAGCTTGTTCAACTGTATCTGTGATTTGTAATTTGCGTTTTTGGAAAATTTTTTTAAGACGACTAGTAAGAATTTCTTGCTGACTATAAGCAAGATATTCTGAGTAATATTGAAGGCCTTTTATTGAAGGAATACGACCTGATGAAATATGGGCTTTTTCTAAAAAACCATCAATTTCGAGTTCATTCATTAAATACCTTATCTTTGCACTTGAATAATTTAAATTATATTTTATAAGCAAGTGACTTGATGAAATAGGTTCACTTTCTTCAATATAAGATTCAACTGTTAATTTTAGAATTTCTTCTAGACTTTCTTTGATTTTTTCCATGTTAATATTATACACAAAAAATAATTTTTTAGCAATTAAAATAATAAAGTGCTAAATTTAAAAAATGACTTTCAGGAATTAGTTTTTTCAACTACATTTTTTTATCATTTAAGTATAATAGTTTTATGAATATTATAGATAAAATTATTAAAGTTTATGAGATTGTTGGTCAAACCAAACAAGATACAGAACGCACAACTAATATATTAATTATATTTTTTGGAATTGCATTTTTAATTATCGGAATTGCATCATTCTTCCTATACCCAAAGCAAAAAAGGAAAATGATTCAATATAAAAAAGAACAATTAGAAGAGTATTATATCAATCATCCAAAAAATAAAGGTTGTTCATATGAAGCAAGTGGGTTATTTGTTCCGGGATGACAAAGGATGAAATACAACATCCCTATATTTGTTGGAATGACTTTTTGCATAATCGGTGTGTTTATGATTGTTGCAAAAATATCAAACATTTTTTAATAAAAATACACTTAAAAGTTGAGTGTATTTTTATTAAATTGCTTAATTATTATGTTTTATTAATTTTTAAAATATTTTATAATTTAGAACGTTGATTAACAACAACAATACAAGAAAGGAAAAAATGAACACACTTTCAAAAAAGCTTTCTAAAAAAGAAAGCAATAAATCTAAAGATAACAGTGGGTCTAGCAAAGTAAGAAAAGTTTTATCAAAAATTTCTGGTGCTTTTATGTTGCCTATTTCAATTATGGCAATTGCTGGGTTATTTTTAGGAGTAGGTGCTACAATATCTCATCAAGCAGTCAATAATCAAGGACTAAAAGTTTTTGGTGAATTTATCAAAATGTTGGGTGAGCCAGTTTTTGCTGCTTTACCTTTACTATTTGCCTCAGCATTTGTTGTAGCATTTACTGATGAAGCGGGTGTTGGAGTATTTGCAACCATAATTGCTTATTTAACTTTTAGTGCCCTTCAATCAGTTTTCATATGAGAGTCGTATACATCATTGATGCATAACGGGACACCTGTTCCTGCTCAAATTTATGATGAAAACTTAGGAAAATTTGTCGATTTACTTGACAAAGAAGGAAAGATTATTCCTGAAAAAACTTTAGAAGGATATGTAATATTATTCAAACAAGGAGGTAGAGATGCTGCTTCAATGGAAAAACTTGTTGGTTCGACACTTGGTTTTAAATCATTACAAACTTCAGCATTCGGAGGAATTGCAGTTGGGTTAATAGTTCAATATTTATATAACCGTTTCCATACAATTCAATTACCTTCGGTAATTTCGTTTTTTGGAGGAAAAAGATTTGTTGCTATTATTTCTATAATCGCTATGATACCAACTGCTTTTATCTTCTTATTATTATGACCATGAATCGGTAAAGGTTTAAGTACATTCGGAAATTATTTAGGTAAAGTTCCTTATGGATTTGAATCATTTATATTTGGATTCTTAGAAAGATCTTTAGTTCCATTTGGACTACACCATGCTTTCTATGCTCCATTGTGATATACACAAGCTGGTGGAGATTTATATACAGCGCTTAATAACTTTAAAACATCTGGACTAGTTCCTGGCGAATCTCTAAATGATTTAATTAAAACAGTAGCTGAAAGCAAAAATAAATTTGTTGGAGATAGTACAATGTCTCTTTCATTGGTTGGATTTAAATACAACACAATTGAATATACTTTAAATGGTACTGCTGTTTCTAAACCTTTATTTGCTTTCTTAGCACAAGATTTAGGAATCAAGGTCGGTCGTTTCTTAGATGGTAAATTCTCATTTATGATCTTTGGATTGCCAGCAGCAGGATTAGCTATGATAATGGCTGCTCCTAAAGAAAATAGAAAACTTGCAATTGGAGCAGTTTTACCTGCTGCAATTACTTGTTTAGTAACAGGGGTAACAGAACCTATTGAATTTACATTCTTATTCTTAGCTCCATGACTATTCTGAGGTTTCCATGCATTTTTCTGTGCATTGTCATTCATGATCGCAAACCTTTTAGGTGTGCATATACCAATGGCTTTTTCAGGAGGATTATTAGACTTAACAATTTATGGAATAATTCCATTTGCTAAGGGAACTAATTTCTATTGAACACTAGCAGTTGGAGCCGGATACGCACCAATTTACTTCTTTGCATTCTTATTCTTTATTA
Proteins encoded in this window:
- a CDS encoding phosphoketolase family protein codes for the protein MKKTVYDTELYIEKLDAWFRAANYLSVGQMYLRNNPLLRNKITKDDVKVYPIGHWGTIPGQNFAYAHLNRVINKYDLNMFYIEGPGHGGQVMTSNSYLDGSYTELFPHVTQDLDGMKHLFKYFSFPGGTASHAAPETPGSIHEGGELGYSLSHATGAILDNPNVIAATIVGDGESETGPLAAGWFSNSFINPVNDGAVLPILHLNGGKISNPTILCRKSNEELTNYFLGMGWEAIFVEGEDVQKMHKLMATKLDYAIERILSIQKEARKGKAEEATRPLWPMIVLRTPKGWTGPQKWNSDQIVGSFRAHQVPIPVNSENMTHIDALVDWLKSYNVDNLFDKKGKLVPEIAEIAPVGDRRMGMNPVTNGGLNPRNLALPNWQDFALNLEKPGAKIAQDMVELGSYFAKVMEMNKDNFRLFGPDETKSNRLFNVFKVTSRQWLEPINPLFDEALSPAGRVIDSQLSEHQAEGFLEGYVLTGRHGVFASYESFLRVVDSMLTQHMKWLKKANDVSWRNDYPSLNVIATSTAFQQDHNGYTHQDPGLIGHLADKTPELIRQYLPADTNTLLAVMDKSLTERNVINHIIASKQPREQFYSAKEAAELVEKGLKVIKWASTVEGNDEPDLVVAAAGTEPNLEALAAITILNKEFPKLKIRFVNVVDLMKLRHPSIDPRGITDKEFDKIFTKDKPVLFAFHGYEGILRDIFFKRNNHNLIAHGYRENGDITTSFDIRQLSHMDRFHMAASAAVAALGKKANAFETKMLETIDFHTKYIREYGTDIPEVKEWKWNPLVRK
- the glf gene encoding UDP-galactopyranose mutase, with product MNKKIKIIGAGVSGCTMANLLAEKGYEIELYEQKSHIGGNCYDLKSKKGNLYHLYGPHIFHTKNNDVANYIKKFADFNEYINKPVSRVNKKYINLPVSLESIKQIDPINYKEITDKLLKCFPNKTEVPVYELNALEELKRDKKISKIISWIYLNIYAKYTSKMWGIEIENIDKSVLNRVKILLTNEHNYFPGAILQGLPIGGYTKMLHKMIDNKNIKLFINTDALKKLSLREGKTFWDNKEYEGLIIYTGQIEKLIDFKFGSLPYRSLYFKFLEFNKPEYQNFTIINKPLDKKITRTVEYNKMTLIKNNSTIISHEYPGEYNIESNKWSIPYYPIQQIDNINLYNKYKEEISKYSNILLLGRLAQYKYLDIDTTIEQAFELFNEILKK
- a CDS encoding glycosyltransferase family A protein, with the translated sequence MYDLDYKLCTIIIPAYNSQDYIHDALNSILSNKNHEEYINVVVVDDCSTDKTKEIVKRYSLMHKNIFLYEKEKNGNWGSVINYVRDHKLVNSKYMMFLDSDDKIKNIFLKTLIKYDSKSNYDFLISKTSVVYFEKMKITIKPRYFIKAKNLIHSSPALIPVSLIIKSDIFYKTSNLEEGVSYQDFPFFLEALKISKNPSFVNKTTGIYWFNRPGNTMSSQWNKKRKLGEQAAFNSLIKKGLCEYQLLKLLLHSYVSNLFNSKCKIYLEASKVQKFLSYSTLITRLLIKKQIKKALKLNVLEFVYDSSKCKFEIYEN
- a CDS encoding UTP--glucose-1-phosphate uridylyltransferase, with the translated sequence MEKQIKKVIIPCAGWGTRFLPLTKTIHKELLPILNRPAIDYLIDEAIESGIEEVILVISERKRELDNYFKINEDLETELKTKNKTKLLQAVKKTNRSKYITIVIQDKQLGLGHAISICKNKVGNEPFGVILGDDLIRVDAGEKPALKQLIDTYDKIGHQNIVGVQKVPWDCVNKYGIVAPKIYSERKNKFFEIIGAIEKPQPEDSPSSRAILGRYIFNPEIFDLLLKTKPGVGSEIQLVDCFDELMLKQKVFACEFSGTRYDLGGVEGFVKANIDYALDNEQFSEQINEFIHSKIR
- a CDS encoding glycosyltransferase family 2 protein yields the protein MTLFYITNILFWVTFIIGIIFFVIYGLEWIHFFNSRKNINSLNNYTPKKTRNFALIIPARNESVTLSKLINSMQEQKYDGKIDIYLVADNCTDNRMTYNIGISKGVTVLERFNDIQKGGNFAIQHALRYIRDNNLLDNYDCFCSFDADNLLDKNWVFEVNKAFDFYGSEVVTTYRNSKNYADNWISSAYSIQFIKESSVINKSRNYKRYSAYVNGTGFSFTKKILEQTNWWDFNSLSHDIEFTQWLLLNNVNCAYSENAIFYDEQPIRFKDSWKQRMRWCVGFKQVWNIYKNRLNTALVKKNINKPSLITNYIMISPAIYTLIINISFYLITSISMVLMYFINYTLDPVTYVDYNLFGLILYILLTPFVIIITIYLNLFVQAIIIVKRNWKRINAKKSKKIISIFTYPLFMLSYIPISFIALFKKTYSTTPIQRKENQD
- the dnaK gene encoding molecular chaperone DnaK; amino-acid sequence: MAKEIILGIDLGTTNSVVSVMDEKTPVVLENPNGKRTTPSVVSFKNNEIIVGEVAKRQIETNPNTVSSIKRLIGTNEVVKVNKKEYKPEEISGMILSYMKDYAQKKLGATITKAVITVPAYFDNAQREATKIAGKIAGLDVLRIINEPTAAALAFGLDKTEKAMKVLVYDLGGGTFDVSVLELENGTFEVLSTSGDNHLGGDDWDNKIVEWLTGLIKKEHNFDASTDKMAMARLKEAAEKAKIDLSNQSIATINLPFLAVTPSGPINVEVELKRSEFDAMTAGLVDRTRKPIEDALREAKITAKDLHEVLLVGGSTRIPAVQDMVKRTLGKEPNRTINPDEVVSIGAAIQGSVLAGDIDDILLLDVTPLTLGIETMGGVSTPLIARNTTIPVTKSQIFSTASDNQSEVTVRVVQGERQMANDNKLLGQFNLTGIRPAPRGIPQIEVSFSIDVNGITKVTAKDKDTNKEQSITIQNSSKLSDAEINRMVKEAEDNREADSKRKEEAEVIVRAESLIDQIKKATSEQGDKLDEKTKEQSQKMIEELLDLINKKDITALKEKLDQYEELMRNFANYSAQQNATADDSKEEKETSKNNQEEEVEAEVIVEDDKK
- the grpE gene encoding nucleotide exchange factor GrpE; amino-acid sequence: MKSKTKDIVTSNLKNKKEDKKFIFSKGDILTAELQVKIGDKVIDEFTTQEIFTLGWEGYLPGFDKLLINKKIETPIHLKYKFLKSYEDVELKGKEADVTLKLVNLVREDKTFIFIEPQKEDVAKEPKKHHHHETSKEKELEAEIDRLKRQLEVKDIELKYTINSIQEKAKSLQEKANEEIKKALSENTEKIERDKQEIRQYALQNFLEDFITPYNNFELAIESGKNIDNQMVKNFVIGFNMIQKQFERMLEDNKIEIIKPEIGQMFDPEINNVMDIQYDKHKPINSILKVNMNGFKLSGRVVSPAQVTINKKN